One window of uncultured Methanobrevibacter sp. genomic DNA carries:
- a CDS encoding Ig-like domain repeat protein has product MKFNKILFLTIVLLAILSLGAVSAQDNGTDDVTSVSQDNTIQLTINDDSKLSDDASTTYNKTVYVDTAKGSDSGAGSEASPYGTINKAISDVNASDIAVIYLGSGTYSGDNNTNLNIVLSHKNYNGSLTLIGAEDGTTVIDGNEESPIIAGISADSIVTLKNIVFTKGKSDMGSAIRSAGDLTIDNCVFEENYVTNLAAVYSEKGNLTITNSKFIKNSGNQYVDLYFSHESLITLINNTFESGSATSSWADTPAVYVSYGKSVIKGNTFKNLTSSRSAAGLAVRYNNNDNIGNITDNTFINCTYTGSNGGIVFFQNSYLKGNKFINCTSTTSLLYAVTDFNAKVTFEDIKIDGTRFVLKANVTDDGDNNVQGAKVIFTIDGAKIGEATSGADGVASLTVNKLLENGNHTISGTQTYTNANPFDVTVIEGNAAVDFDHTPAEVWVSTEGNDTTGNGSESNPFLTLKKALDYGTAATVDLTVRIKDGLYNGSENRDLSYSNVGKITIIGESYGNVIIDAEHAKSGSGWFASASNIFSFDQNLEIKLVNLTLINCDGRPVNAYTLTMNDNIVINSSSIRAQSPNNGVLIDNLKVINGTNQAINAYNLKLTNSLFENCNGGTSTGLLWIASNGDNVMYLENNTFKCNTIEGMSGGAAYYAQGDLVSINNTFDSNTVTGSASNIAYASGNYITSINDKFINNNVTNYVAQYRSSGANPTEIIVENITFINNRASTNGAGLVTTGAKIKGAKFINNTAAGNGGAIYILNHDKTSQVCEMSIEDATFEDNSAACGNDIYIAPSSGSNVFANLTDLTITANSQNVTELSDIITVTVSHPSGAIIGGGQVKFYFNDSIVGKADLINQNATLEYVGFENATEYVFTSVYEYATENDTYVSGIISTNIAEALDSIELYVSNSTGDDEKGNGSENNPFKSISKALSEGYKKSTNITVHVLEGNYTGEFNTNLRIPTTVDVLLVGEGADKVIISDSEADYFITALAGNAKLTLANVTLNRAARDTQSAIYVEEGANVEINNVNFIGGQGNYGGAINTAGTLVINNSYFNDNGYVDFAKRANAYYGGAIYNDGVLIIDNTTFEADHAGRLSEISTQGTLYVNNSKFIDSIGANAMNMDLVAIGAFGGQKGNITIENTLFMVTNRTINELTNRVYNPGNSLTCLAIGSCEHALINNCTFVDEGARFSPYVFGGINSWNLAGGGYTMVPGDIEVYNSTFRNVQAVNVFYSRTDGMSYHSQRVFDGCLFDNVEYVIAALNTGNFSISISNSVILSDDYTKIGIATGKTINMSISSNWWGSNNATYKNATIGTSNFISNSVLKLREIGSKVVNPENYLVLTLNQTGDNIELAFKSFDGENLTDYDESLYARDFTAEATGAVLEITNGTITNKVTLPVSVDGGSYVIEATVDNQTVNITVVRKDSQISIDSINNDLSINASLTDSEGNPIVNATLSYEIGDVKENVTTDENGSFNIPCVANGDVLIKFEGNAVNLASNKTFTFNGVIKQEVTPEIDVPSDVKAGDDATVIITIANATGNVSVFVDSIEQVVPLDENGMAILTIEDTTEGDHSIVAVYYGDNNIAPATVAETLTVTKTTPDINITVPDVKVGEEAKAIVELPDDATGNVVATVDGKTAGQMIVYGGTVELQLGELAAGNHTIMVIYSGNNIYENSFEITDITVEKLTTNITAEPVEITEGETAVVTVNVDTNATGGVLVDIDGNKFYADIVNGTASVNIVGLAAGNYVANVTYKGDDKYSEATGSAAITVNAKPDPVPSDVNVTMPVDFKVDEEANVTVDIPGASGNISVIVDGIETVVALDENGTAVVPINMTPGEHSVVVVYLGDETHAPAVKSVTTNVAILTSQFKNLTLNGDLVLTGVLVNSMGDVIANATIAYTIGAKNGTLTTGADGSFSIVAENNAVLSIDYAGTSDVVGTNIDITIQNIAPSRLSSQFNVTEGISIKTYAVDSKAGEIGQTTSFRLTDSNGNPIVNATVKFAYKTVILNRTTDENGIVFIGINTQVAQEALCAMSYLGDEKYNATFVAFSFDIQKKPITITAPAKTYKASATKKYTVTIKTEKCNSRDGKVYLSAGKKITMKINGKTYTAKTNDKGQATFSLSITKKGKFTASVKFAGDKTYASASKSVKITIK; this is encoded by the coding sequence TTGAAATTTAATAAAATTTTATTTTTAACTATTGTTTTATTGGCCATATTATCTTTGGGAGCAGTAAGCGCTCAAGATAATGGAACTGATGATGTAACATCAGTCAGCCAAGACAATACAATACAATTAACAATAAATGACGATTCAAAACTTAGTGACGATGCTTCAACAACATATAACAAAACAGTATATGTTGATACTGCAAAGGGTTCTGATTCCGGAGCGGGAAGTGAAGCAAGTCCATATGGAACAATAAATAAAGCTATTAGCGATGTTAATGCATCTGATATTGCTGTTATTTATTTAGGTAGTGGAACTTATTCTGGGGACAACAATACAAACTTAAATATTGTTTTATCCCATAAAAATTACAATGGAAGTTTAACATTAATTGGTGCTGAAGACGGTACCACTGTAATTGATGGAAATGAAGAATCTCCAATTATTGCAGGAATAAGTGCTGACTCAATTGTTACCTTAAAAAACATTGTATTCACTAAAGGTAAATCTGACATGGGTTCAGCAATTAGGTCAGCCGGAGATTTAACAATTGATAACTGTGTATTTGAAGAAAATTATGTTACCAATTTGGCTGCGGTTTATTCTGAAAAAGGTAACTTAACTATCACAAATTCTAAATTTATCAAAAATTCAGGCAATCAATATGTCGATTTATATTTCTCACATGAAAGTTTAATAACATTAATTAATAACACCTTTGAAAGCGGTTCTGCAACAAGCTCCTGGGCAGACACTCCTGCCGTATATGTAAGTTATGGAAAATCAGTTATTAAAGGAAACACCTTTAAAAATTTAACCAGCTCCCGCAGTGCAGCAGGTTTAGCTGTAAGATACAACAATAATGATAACATTGGAAATATTACAGACAATACATTCATCAACTGTACTTACACAGGATCAAATGGTGGAATTGTATTTTTCCAAAATTCTTATCTCAAAGGCAATAAATTCATCAACTGTACTTCTACAACATCTTTACTTTATGCTGTAACTGATTTCAATGCAAAAGTTACTTTTGAAGATATAAAAATCGACGGTACACGTTTTGTCTTAAAAGCTAATGTAACTGATGATGGAGACAATAATGTTCAAGGTGCAAAAGTCATTTTCACTATTGACGGTGCAAAAATCGGTGAAGCAACCTCCGGTGCAGACGGTGTTGCATCCTTAACTGTAAACAAATTATTGGAAAACGGTAACCACACAATTTCAGGTACACAAACTTATACTAATGCTAATCCTTTTGATGTGACTGTAATTGAAGGTAATGCAGCTGTAGACTTTGACCACACCCCTGCTGAAGTATGGGTTTCAACTGAAGGAAATGATACAACAGGTAATGGTAGTGAATCCAATCCATTTTTAACTCTTAAAAAAGCTTTAGATTATGGAACTGCTGCTACTGTTGATTTAACAGTCCGTATTAAAGATGGTTTATATAACGGATCTGAAAACAGAGACTTATCCTATTCCAATGTTGGAAAAATTACAATTATCGGAGAATCCTATGGTAATGTCATCATTGATGCTGAACATGCAAAATCCGGCAGTGGATGGTTTGCATCCGCATCAAACATATTCTCATTTGATCAAAACCTGGAAATCAAACTAGTTAACTTAACCTTAATCAACTGTGACGGCCGTCCAGTGAATGCATATACATTAACAATGAATGACAATATTGTAATAAACTCAAGTTCTATCCGCGCTCAATCACCTAATAACGGAGTACTCATTGACAATTTAAAAGTCATTAACGGAACTAATCAAGCAATCAATGCTTATAATTTAAAATTAACCAATTCCTTATTTGAAAATTGTAACGGCGGTACTTCTACCGGTTTATTGTGGATAGCTTCTAATGGAGATAATGTAATGTATTTGGAAAACAATACCTTTAAATGCAACACAATCGAGGGAATGTCCGGCGGTGCAGCATACTATGCTCAGGGTGATTTAGTAAGTATCAACAACACTTTTGACTCAAATACAGTAACTGGCTCTGCATCAAATATTGCTTATGCTAGTGGTAATTATATCACTTCCATAAATGATAAATTCATCAACAACAATGTAACCAATTATGTTGCACAATATAGAAGTTCCGGCGCCAATCCTACTGAAATCATTGTGGAAAACATTACCTTCATCAACAATAGAGCATCTACAAATGGTGCAGGATTAGTAACTACCGGTGCTAAAATCAAAGGCGCTAAATTCATAAACAACACTGCTGCAGGCAATGGTGGAGCAATATACATATTAAACCATGATAAAACTTCTCAAGTATGTGAAATGAGTATTGAAGATGCTACTTTTGAAGATAATAGTGCAGCTTGCGGAAATGATATATACATAGCTCCGAGCTCAGGAAGCAATGTATTTGCAAACTTAACTGATTTAACAATCACTGCAAACAGCCAAAATGTAACTGAATTATCAGACATCATAACCGTAACCGTATCCCATCCATCAGGTGCAATTATCGGAGGAGGTCAAGTAAAATTCTACTTTAACGATTCCATAGTTGGTAAAGCTGATTTAATTAATCAAAATGCAACATTAGAATATGTCGGATTTGAAAATGCTACCGAATATGTATTCACAAGCGTTTATGAATATGCAACTGAAAACGATACTTATGTAAGCGGTATTATATCCACAAACATTGCTGAAGCTTTAGACAGCATAGAGTTATATGTATCTAACAGTACCGGTGATGACGAAAAAGGTAACGGTAGTGAAAACAATCCATTCAAATCCATTTCTAAAGCATTAAGCGAAGGTTATAAAAAATCCACAAACATCACAGTACATGTTTTAGAAGGTAATTACACAGGTGAATTTAACACTAATTTAAGAATTCCAACAACTGTTGATGTATTGCTTGTCGGTGAAGGTGCAGATAAAGTAATTATCTCAGACAGTGAAGCTGATTACTTCATAACTGCTTTAGCAGGTAATGCTAAATTAACATTAGCTAATGTTACATTAAATAGAGCTGCTCGCGATACCCAATCTGCAATTTATGTTGAAGAAGGTGCTAATGTTGAAATTAACAATGTCAACTTCATTGGCGGACAAGGTAACTACGGTGGAGCTATCAATACTGCAGGTACTTTAGTTATAAATAACTCTTATTTCAATGATAATGGTTATGTTGATTTTGCTAAACGTGCGAATGCTTATTATGGTGGGGCTATTTATAATGATGGTGTTTTAATAATAGATAATACTACTTTTGAAGCAGACCATGCAGGAAGACTTTCTGAAATTTCTACCCAAGGCACATTATATGTCAATAATTCAAAATTCATTGATAGTATTGGTGCAAATGCTATGAACATGGATTTGGTAGCTATTGGTGCTTTCGGTGGTCAGAAAGGAAATATCACTATTGAAAACACTCTTTTCATGGTTACCAATAGAACAATTAATGAATTAACAAACAGAGTATACAACCCAGGAAACTCATTAACCTGTTTAGCTATCGGTTCATGTGAACATGCACTAATCAATAACTGTACTTTTGTTGATGAAGGTGCAAGATTCAGTCCTTATGTATTTGGTGGAATCAACTCATGGAACCTTGCAGGTGGAGGTTACACCATGGTTCCTGGTGATATTGAAGTTTACAATTCCACATTCAGAAATGTGCAGGCTGTAAATGTATTCTATTCAAGAACTGATGGTATGTCATATCATTCACAAAGAGTATTTGACGGATGTTTATTTGATAATGTTGAATATGTAATAGCTGCTTTAAATACTGGTAATTTCTCAATTTCCATATCCAATTCTGTTATTTTATCAGATGATTATACTAAAATAGGAATTGCTACCGGTAAAACTATTAATATGAGTATTTCCAGCAACTGGTGGGGAAGCAACAATGCTACCTATAAAAACGCTACAATCGGAACTTCCAATTTCATTAGCAATTCTGTTTTAAAACTCAGAGAAATCGGTTCAAAAGTAGTTAACCCTGAAAATTACTTGGTTTTAACATTAAATCAAACTGGTGACAATATTGAATTGGCATTCAAATCATTCGATGGTGAAAATTTAACTGATTATGACGAATCTTTATATGCTAGAGATTTCACAGCTGAAGCTACTGGTGCAGTTTTAGAAATAACTAATGGAACTATTACTAATAAAGTAACACTTCCTGTTAGTGTTGATGGTGGAAGTTATGTAATTGAAGCAACAGTTGATAATCAAACTGTCAATATAACTGTTGTAAGAAAAGACTCTCAAATAAGTATTGATTCAATTAATAATGATTTGAGTATTAATGCTTCATTAACTGACAGTGAAGGCAATCCTATAGTCAATGCAACTCTTTCATATGAAATTGGCGATGTTAAAGAAAATGTCACTACTGATGAAAATGGTAGCTTCAACATTCCATGTGTTGCTAACGGTGACGTATTAATTAAATTTGAAGGAAACGCTGTTAATCTTGCTTCCAATAAAACTTTCACATTTAATGGAGTTATCAAACAAGAAGTTACACCTGAAATAGACGTTCCTAGTGATGTTAAAGCTGGTGATGATGCAACAGTAATCATCACAATTGCAAATGCAACTGGAAATGTTTCTGTTTTTGTTGACAGTATTGAACAAGTAGTTCCTTTAGATGAAAACGGTATGGCTATTTTAACTATTGAAGATACTACTGAAGGTGACCATTCTATTGTAGCAGTTTATTATGGTGATAATAATATTGCTCCTGCAACTGTTGCTGAAACTTTAACTGTTACTAAAACAACCCCTGACATTAATATTACTGTTCCTGATGTTAAAGTTGGTGAAGAAGCTAAAGCAATTGTTGAATTACCTGATGATGCTACTGGAAATGTAGTTGCTACTGTTGATGGAAAAACTGCAGGCCAAATGATTGTATATGGAGGTACTGTTGAACTCCAATTAGGTGAATTAGCAGCTGGAAACCATACAATCATGGTAATCTACTCTGGAAATAACATTTACGAAAATAGTTTTGAAATTACAGACATTACTGTTGAAAAATTGACTACCAACATAACTGCAGAACCTGTTGAAATAACAGAAGGTGAAACTGCTGTTGTAACTGTTAATGTTGATACCAATGCTACCGGCGGTGTTTTAGTCGATATTGATGGCAATAAGTTCTATGCCGATATTGTAAATGGTACTGCTAGTGTTAACATTGTTGGTTTAGCTGCTGGTAACTATGTTGCTAATGTTACCTATAAAGGTGATGATAAATATAGCGAAGCAACCGGCAGTGCTGCCATTACTGTTAATGCAAAACCTGACCCTGTTCCTTCTGATGTAAATGTTACTATGCCTGTTGACTTTAAAGTTGATGAAGAAGCAAATGTAACTGTTGATATTCCAGGTGCTAGCGGAAACATCAGTGTTATTGTTGATGGTATAGAAACTGTTGTTGCTTTAGATGAAAACGGAACTGCTGTTGTACCAATTAACATGACCCCTGGTGAACACAGTGTTGTAGTTGTTTACTTAGGCGATGAAACTCACGCCCCTGCTGTAAAAAGTGTAACCACAAATGTAGCTATATTGACCAGTCAATTCAAAAACCTTACACTTAACGGTGATTTAGTGCTCACTGGCGTATTGGTAAATTCCATGGGTGATGTAATAGCTAATGCTACAATCGCTTACACAATAGGTGCTAAAAACGGTACTTTAACTACTGGTGCAGACGGTTCATTCTCCATAGTTGCTGAAAATAATGCTGTTTTATCCATTGATTATGCAGGAACTTCTGATGTGGTAGGAACTAATATTGATATTACCATTCAAAATATTGCTCCTTCCAGATTAAGCAGTCAGTTCAATGTTACTGAAGGTATTTCCATTAAAACCTATGCTGTAGATTCCAAAGCTGGTGAAATTGGTCAGACCACTTCATTTAGATTAACTGACTCTAACGGAAACCCAATTGTTAACGCAACAGTTAAATTCGCATATAAAACAGTTATTCTAAACAGAACAACAGACGAAAATGGTATTGTATTTATTGGTATTAACACTCAAGTAGCTCAGGAAGCACTCTGTGCAATGTCATATCTTGGTGACGAAAAATACAACGCAACATTCGTTGCATTCAGTTTCGACATCCAGAAAAAACCTATTACAATCACAGCTCCTGCTAAAACTTACAAAGCAAGTGCAACCAAAAAATACACTGTAACTATTAAAACTGAAAAATGCAACTCCAGAGATGGAAAAGTTTACCTCAGTGCTGGTAAGAAAATAACCATGAAAATCAATGGTAAAACCTACACAGCTAAAACCAATGATAAAGGCCAGGCTACATTCAGCCTCAGCATTACCAAAAAAGGTAAATTTACTGCATCAGTTAAGTTTGCAGGAGATAAGACATACGCTTCAGCAAGCAAATCCGTAAAAATAACAATTAAATAG